One Nyctibius grandis isolate bNycGra1 chromosome 17, bNycGra1.pri, whole genome shotgun sequence genomic window carries:
- the KLHDC7A gene encoding kelch domain-containing protein 7A, giving the protein MPRQVTVPWQFDMQLAGKLVLSAAALLLLTLAYRFYKSRSLAGGKIPPADVGGEEREKVAWDGDGDGDGDGDGDGAAGLRQRRVFGGELRRGGEDGQASGQASIPGTRRVPPRGEQSLPRGEEEEEGGDEMVSESGVVHRRAGMAVRGSELGSEMGSKSGSEPGIELESDPGRELGSDLGSKPGSELGNELGSKLGSKPGIELESKPGSKLRSELGSEPGSKPGSELGSELGSELGSELGSKLGSKPGSELGSELGSELGSEVGSEQGSEASSGDPGDAAGTPSSPREEGTLAPSTGLSPGISNAQMAGDRCAQSTEQNLAIAGMSQEAEGHGGTIQTLSVTSDLGLTMTTSSAGLDTSYSFSSVAKIQVEENYIAERRAKDRAGQLVPGLKGKVYDYYIQSISQSVLKRRSLPYIPPGTYRCHSLEKVNKELQGFVTQEPDPTLAMRDSTTSSIVPPPTGSLEISPEPPSPGRKDSILQIADSPHLQLPMEGFGVTAPASTPPASPWPGLVADASFFQMPLPTQVDLGNCYQVLCMAKAQKLGHLQEAAYKVMSNNYLQVLRTPSIYGHLNAGERELILRQRMKGKMYVAVADISMQEPGLHTSRLCYYDDRGDCWHHLCHLPPEVVSRGCAICSMFNYLFVVAGCEGTGRAQRPSNRVFCYDPLTNIWREICPLNQARPHCKLVALDGHLYAIGGECLYTVECYDPRQNRWTFTAPLPHDTFAVAHTATVCDGEIYVTGGTLRYVLLRYAARSDSWRVSLVGSGKDRTAEMVSTNGFIYRFDLHRSTGISVYRCGAKAKLWYECAAYTMPNPSSFQCAVMGGLVHCIGRHFHIRFLADHISPRFGTKELQPFPSPHGSLLPAVLVLPEGGTVQTQV; this is encoded by the coding sequence ATGCCCCGGCAGGTAACCGTGCCCTGGCAGTTCGACATGCAGCTGGCCGGCAAGCTGGTCCTCTCCGCCGCCGCTCTGCTCCTCCTGACGTTGGCGTACAGGTTTTATAAGTCCCGCTCGCTGGCCGGGGGCAAAATCCCACCGGCCGatgtgggaggagaggagagggagaaggttgcgtgggatggggatggagatggggatggggatggggatggggatggtgcGGCAGGTCTGCGACAGAGGAGGGTGTTTGGTGGGGAGCTGAGGAGGGGTGGCGAGGATGGACAAGCGAGCGGTCAAGCGAGCATCCCTGGGACACGGCGCGTGCCTCCCCGGGGGGAGCAAAGTCTGCCaaggggtgaggaggaggaggagggaggagatgaGATGGTTTCTGAATCGGGGGTGGTTCACAGGAGAGCGGGGATGGCTGTGAGGGGAAGCGAGCTAGGAAGTGAGATGGGAAGTAAATCAGGAAGCGAGCCGGGAATTGAGCTGGAAAGTGATCCAGGAAGAGAGCTGGGAAGTGACCTGGGAAGCAAGCCAGGAAGCGAGCTGGGAAATGAGCTGGGAAGTAAGTTGGGAAGCAAGCCCGGGATCGAGCTGGAAAGCAAGCCAGGAAGCAAGCTGAGAAGTGAGCTGGGAAGTGAGCCAGGAAGCAAGCCAGGAAGTGAGTTAGGAAGTGAGCTGGGAAGTGAGTTAGGAAGTGAGCTGGGAAGTAAGTTGGGAAGCAAGCCAGGAAGCGAGCTGGGCAGTGAGCTGGGAAGCGAGCTGGGAAGTGAGGTGGGAAGTGAGCAAGGAAGCGAGGCGAGCTCTGGTGACCCTGGGGATGCAGCCGGAACACCgagcagccccagggaggaGGGCACACTTGCCCCAAGCACCGGGCTTTCCCCTGGGATCTCTAATGCCCAGATGGCAGGTGACAGATGCGCCCAAAGCACCGAGCAGAATTTGGCCATCGCAGGCATGAGCCAGGAGGCAGAGGGGCACGGGGGGACGATCCAGACCCTCAGCGTCACCTCGGACCTGGGGCTAACGATGACAACGAGCAGTGCGGGGTTGGACACCTCCTACTCTTTCTCCTCGGTCGCAAAGATCCAGGTGGAGGAGAACTACATCGCCGAGCGGCGGGCGAAGGACAGGGCTGGGCAGCTGGTCCCTGGCCTCAAAGGCAAAGTCTACGACTACTACATCCAGTCCATCTCCCAGTCAGTGTTGAAGAGGAGGTCTCTCCCCTACATCCCCCCAGGAACATACCGGTGCCACAGCTTGGAGAAGGTCAATAAAGAGCTGCAGGGCTTTGTAACCCAGGAGCCGGACCCAACTTTGGCAATGCGGGATTCCACCACATCCTCCATAGTCCCACCACCTACAGGGAGCTTGGAGATCTCCCCTGAGCCACCATCTCCTGGCCGCAAGGACAGCATCCTCCAGATTGCTGACAGCCCCCACCTCCAGCTGCCCATGGAGGGTTTTGGAGTCACAGCACCAGCCAGCACACCACCAGCAAGCCCCTGGCCCGGGCTGGTGGCTGATGCCAGCTTCTTCCAAATGCCACTACCCACCCAAGTGGACCTGGGGAACTGCTACCAAGTCCTCTGCATGGCCAAGGCGCAGAAGCTGGGCCACCTCCAGGAGGCCGCCTACAAGGTGATGAGCAACAACTACTTGCAGGTGCTGAGGACACCCTCCATCTACGGCCATCTTAACGCCGGCGAGAGGGAGCTCATTCTGCGACAGAGGATGAAGGGGAAGATGTACGTGGCCGTGGCAGACATCAGCATGCAGGAGCCTGGCCTCCATACCAGCCGCCTCTGCTACTACGATGACAGAGGGGACTGCTGGCATCACCTCTGCCACCTGCCGCCAGAGGTGGTCTCCCGGGGGTGCGCCATATGCAGCATGTTCAACTACCTCTTCGTGGTGGCTGGCTGCGAGGGCACGGGCCGGGCACAGAGACCTTCCAACCGTGTCTTCTGCTACGACCCCCTGACAAATATCTGGAGGGAGATCTGCCCCCTGAACCAAGCACGGCCCCACTGCAAGCTCGTGGCCTTGGATGGCCACCTCTATGCCATCGGTGGTGAGTGCCTCTACACTGTGGAGTGCTACGACCCTCGGCAGAACCGCTGGACCTTCactgcccccctgccccatgaCACCTTCGCCGTGGCCCACACGGCCACAGTGTGCGATGGGGAGATCTATGTGACGGGGGGCACCTTGCGCTATGTTCTGCTGCGTTACGCCGCCCGCTCGGACAGCTGGAGGGTCAGCCTGGTCGGCAGCGGCAAGGACAGGACGGCCGAGATGGTGAGCACCAATGGCTTCATCTACCGCTTTGACCTCCACCGCAGCACAGGCATCAGCGTTTACCGCTGCGGAGCCAAGGCCAAGCTATGGTATGAATGTGCTGCCTACACCATGCCCAACCCATCTAGCTTCCAGTGCGCCGTGATGGGCGGCCTGGTCCACTGTATTGGCCGGCACTTCCACATACGCTTCTTGGCTGACCACATCTCACCACGCTTTGGGACCAAGGAGCTACAACCCTTCCCATCACCCCATGGAAGCCTCCTCCCGGCTGTCCTGGTGCTACCAGAGGGAGGAACGGTACAAACGCAGGTTTGA